From a single Miscanthus floridulus cultivar M001 chromosome 8, ASM1932011v1, whole genome shotgun sequence genomic region:
- the LOC136474467 gene encoding homeobox-leucine zipper protein HOX24-like, with amino-acid sequence MERGDCQFMVVPPRHQYDEDHQFMHQLMVAAAGDQQDPNAGSAGRGAAGGGGGGERNSKRRFTEEQVRSLETTFHERRAKLEPREKAELARELGLQPRQVAIWFQNKRARWRSKQLEHDYAALRAQCDALHARVESLRQEKLSLAAQVDELRGRLSERQDQSGSCEVNDAEAADNDKRNSTTSSLVQEDGATPPALVDASEDSAATEYDYGHMAYEDLHDPFCATPDLWDTWPLLEWNAVA; translated from the exons ATGGAGCGCGGCGACTGCCAGTTCATGGTGGTGCCGCCGCGCCACCAGTACGACGAGGATCACCAGTTCATGCACCAGCTGATGGTGGCGGCCGCGGGGGACCAGCAGGACCCCAACGCGGGCTCCGCGGGGCGGGGTGCcgccggtggcggtggcggcggggagAGGAATTCGAAGCGGCGGTTCACGGAGGAGCAGGTGCGGTCGCTGGAGACGACGTTCCACGAGCGGCGCGCCAAGCTGGAGCCCCGGGAGAAGGCGGAGCTGGCGCGGGAGCTGGGCCTGCAGCCGCGCCAGGTGGCCATCTGGTTCCAGAACAAGCGCGCGCGGTGGCGCTCCAAGCAGCTCGAGCACGACTACGCCGCGCTCCGGGCGCAGTGCGACGCGCTGCACGCCCGCGTCGAGTCGCTCAGGCAGGAGAAGCTCTCGCTCGCCGCGCAG GTGGATGAGCTGAGGGGGAGGCTGAGCGAGCGGCAAGACCAGAGCGGCAGCTGCGAGGTCAACGACGCGGAGGCGGCGGACAACGACAAGAGGAATAGCACCACCAGCTCCCTGGTGCAGGAGGATGGCGCCACGCCGCCGGCTCTAGTAGACGCCTCAGAGGACTCGGCGGCGACCGAGTACGACTATGGCCACATGGCATACGAGGACCTGCACGATCCCTTCTGCGCCACTCCGGATCTGTGGGATACATGGCCGCTGCTGGAGTGGAACGCGGTGGCATGA